The Bradyrhizobium oligotrophicum S58 genome contains the following window.
GGAGCGGTAAACTTATGCCCATTTTGCGTTACTTTCTTTTCGTCGGGGGAACCCTGCTCGCCCTGCTGGTCCTGGCTGACTCCGTGCTTCCCAGCGTACCGCTGCCTGCGAGCCTGACGTCTGCGTCGGACCTGCCTCCGGTGCGCATCCAGTCCACGCGCAAATGGCCCGAGCGGATCGTGATGGACACGTCGATCGCAACGCCGGCTCCAGTCAAGCTTGCGAAGGTGGAGCAGCCGGTGCGACCCGCGCCTGTGGCGGCCGCAGAGCCGGCCAAGAACAGTGCCCGCGATGCCTATGCGCAGATGACTGCCGCCGTCGACGCCAGCCAGAGCAGTGCAGTCGCCAAAGCCGGCGAGAAGCCTCACGTCACCAAACTTTCCGACACGGCCAAGCCTGTCGACGCCAAGAAGCGGAAGACCGCGAAAGTGCATCCTCCCGGAAAACCGATGCTTCTGGTCGCGCAGCAGCCGCATTTCGGCCTGTTCGATTCGACTTGGTAGCATCACGTCGTCGGCTGTTCCCTGCCGAGTGTGCTCCGCCTGAGGGTACCGCCCGTGGATGCGACGAACTGGGCGTGCCCGAGGTTTTGCGCCGCCAGACTGCCTTGATCTTGCGCAAAGTGCGCTCCCTCCGGAGCGCCTAGCGTCACCTCAATGGGGCCTGGACGCGTTGTCCGGGTACCCACGGAGACGCTGCATGACCACCACGCCCAACCTCTCGATCTCGCCGGAGAAGGTCGCCTTCGTGGTAACCAAGGCGCATCAGTATGAAATGGAAGCGGCCGAACCCGAGCTGCTGGCAGATCTGGCGGATGACGACTCGGCCCCGGGGACGGGTGGGCGCGGCGCGAATACCGATCGGTCCGAACTCGTCAGCTTCATCAGGGGCCTCAATGTCGACGAGCAGATTGACCTGGTCGCGCTGACCTGGCTCGGCCGGGGAGACGGCTCGCTTGAGAATTGGGACGAGCTTCGCGCGCAAGCCGCGCAGGCGCACAACAATCGCACGGCAACCTATCTGATCGAAACGCCGATGCTCGGCGATTATCTGGAGGAGGCGCTGTCGGAGTTCGGGCTCTCCCTGGAAGATTTCGAAGGCAACATCTAATGCGAACGCGCGGCTGGCATTGCATCTCGTGCAAAGGTCCATGCTTCCGCGCTGGATGGACGAATTGAAGTCTTCGCCAATCGATGGCGGGGCTCAAATCCGACCCTGGATCGGGGTCGCGAAGCGAAGATGGAGTAGGGCTCATGGACAAGATGAAGGTCGGGACCGGCGACTGGGTCGTCGTTTGCGATGGTCGCAAAGCGCTGATCCTCGAGAACATCGGCGACAGCATGTTTCCCAACCTGCATACGAAGGAGGTTCACGAGCATGAGAACGAGCGCACCAGCGCTCAAGGCGCCGACGCACCCGGGTCTGTACAGCAGTCGTTCGGTCAGGCGCGGAGTTCGGTAGAGCAGACCGATTGGCACGATCAGGCCGAAAGAGCCTTTCTCAAGCAGATCGCCGACCGCCTGCATCACGCCGTCCTGTCAGGCGAAACCAAAGCCGTGACGATGGTAGCGTCGCCGCGGGCGCTGGGAATGATCCGCGCCGACTATTCCGACGCGGTGCGCAAGGTGCTGCATGGCGAGGTTCACAAGGACCTGGTCAAGCTGCCGGTCTACGAAATCGAGAAGCAGCTGCTCGCCTGAGCAGTCTGCTCGACGCGCGCTGACACAGTCAGAAGATGCCGGGTCTCGCCGGCATTCGCTATAGGCGACAGCGTAATCAATGCGTGCTGTCGAGCGAGGGTACGGACTCCGGAGCGGCCGGTACCAGGCTTGCATCCGGATGCGTGGCGCCTTTTTCCACGATCTCGTATCCGCAATCTTCCAGCCAGGCGATGACACGGTCGGCCATGGCGTAATCCCAGGTGGGATAGGAGCGGGCGATGACTTGGCGCGGCGTGAGCTTGCGAGACATTCGTGATCCCTTATGACCTGATCTCGTGACGTTTAATGACGTTCGACGTCTGATGCTGCTGTTTGAACCCCAGAACGAGCGTCCGGTTCCTGGGACAACCGTGCGCCCGCGACTTTGCGGCTTCGAAATCTAACGCGTGCCTCGCGAGGCGAACGCTGTATTTCAGCAGGCGCTGATCATGGGCTCCAGCTGGTCCGCTGGTGACGCTGCGGCATCATGCTCCTGCTTCTTCTCCACGATCTCATATCCGCAATGATCGAGCCATGCGATCAGGCGGTCGGCCATGGCGTAGTCCCAGCTGGGATACGATCTGGCGATGACTTCGCGTGCCGTAAATTTTCGAGCCATGATGTTGACCTGTCGCTCCCTGAGTTCTCCATGAGCCGCTCGCGATCGGGCTGTTCATGGGGGCGCCGGCAGTCTGTGCTGCGGCGGTTGTCTTCTTTGCGTCGCCGATATTCCTCTGACCGCTTCGCCTCAATGTCTCCGAAGCTGTCGCTCGTTTGCGGTGGAAATCGGTTCTTTTCGTTACGTTTGATGTGAAGAGATGACTTTTGCCTTTCGGCGGTCCCCCGGCGTTCGCAGTCGTTCCCGAATATGGTGAAAATCTTCAGGCCGCGGTCGGCTTCATCATTTCGATGGCCGCCTGTGGCGTAGTCGTGCACACAGCAAGGCCGGCTTGTGGCTGGCGGCGCGATGTTTCGTCACAGGCAGACGACGATTGCTGAAAATGCGATCTTCACTTGGCCTCAGTCGGAGCGGCGTATTGCGCCTGAGGCTGGAACGGAGCGAGCCGTTCAAGGTTTTCAGCCGAGGGTGCAGCACCGTGTGCCGACGTTCGACGGCTGGCTCGGGCACGAATGGAGCGAAGCCATGAAGCTGGTGTTCTTGACCATTCTGCTGACGGGCCTCGTGGCGGAAGCCGAGGTTTCGGTTGCCAACGAGTCCTGCGGACCAGGATGCCACGTTGCCCCCAACGGCGGCTGCGTGGTCGACGGCTGGGAGGCGGGCGCACCGGTCTGGAACGAATGCCCCGCGGGCGCGCGGCCACGGCCGCCATGCGGCGCGGCATTCAAATGGAGCAGGCAGGCAAAGGCCTGCATCATCAGGTGAACGTCCGACACCTCGCCACACCCGTCCGTGACGCAGCGCTTCGAGGCCGCGAATTCACACGCACTCGAAGTCAGGTGAGCGACGGAGGGGCGGTTGTGGGAGAAACGGTTTCGATGTCCAGCGTGAACAGCCGTTGATCGTCGACGTTTTCCGAATGAGCCAGCACCTGCTCGAGCAACGCGATCACGGCCGTTGCCCGCGCCTGCTGGTTGGTATCATCGTAGCTCGTAGCGGCCAGGATCGAGCCGTTGGTTTCGCACTTCGCCTTGATCTGAACAATCATCGTCGCATCCCATGACGTGGTCGGATGCACGAGACTCGCGGCAATCTTGTTAAATTGGCGCAAAATGCTCTGGATAAATGCGCGGTATTAATGCACCGGATATCCTGAGTGGCGGGCGGTGCCTCAGCTCGCCCGGGCATGGATCACCTCGCGTGGTGCGCTGGAGCCGAAGGCACGCCGTATCCAGCTTCGCGCAGGGGCCTCGATGAGCATGTAGGTGACCCAGGCCGCGGCGGTTGCAATTGCGACGAACAGGCCGAGCCGAAGCCCGAATTCGAGGACACCGGGCTCGTCGGGCTTGCCGATCATCGCGAGCCGGATGAGGAAGGGATGCAGCAGGTAGATCGAATAGCTGCATTCGCCGCCGACGATGACGGCGCGCGACGACAGCCAGCGGGCATGGCCATAACGGCTCGCGGCCACGAAGACGATCGAAAACCCGGTGATCTCGATGAGACGCACGGCGACCTCGATCGAGAACGACCAGCCGGGCAGGCGGGGCTGCAGGAAGAGCAGCATGGGGGCGCAGGCCAGCGCAGCCAGCGACAGCCAGAACAGGACCGTCACGCATCTGCGCTCCGCCCGGTCGGGCTGCGCTTGCGCGCGATTCTGGTAGATCATGGCGGCAAAGCATCCGGCCAGGAACTGGGCCACATGCAGGTAGGGCGCGTAGTAGGTGAGCCATTGCATGCCGTTGTGCTGGAGGCTCGGCGCGAGCTCCCGCAGCACGGCGTCGCCGAAGGTGAAGAAAGCTGCGATCGTGAGCGCGAATGCCAGGATGTTCGCGACTGCGAGCCAGATCATCGTCGACAGCCGGACGACGCCGGCCAGCAGGAAGCAGACGAATGGAAACAGCAGGTAGAAGAACAGCTCGACGCTGATCGACCAGAGGTGCTGGAGCGACGGCACGACAGCCACCAGCATCGTGCCGTTCTGCACCGGAACCCAAGCCTGCGTCATGGTGAGAATGAAGCCGAGCGAGGGTGCGGGAAGCCCTCGCGCAATCATGAGGTAGGTGACGATCGCAAGGACCACCACGGCGTACATGGGATACAGCCGCGCGAAGCGCGCGATCGCGAATTCACGAAGCGCGGGGCCGACCTGCTGCGCCTGGAAGCGACCGGCATAATTGAGCCAGAGGACGAACCCGCTCAACACGAAAAACATCGTCATGCCGATGCTGCTGACCTGCGCGATCAGCTCCGCCGGCCAGCCGTGTGCCAATGATGGTGCGCCGTGTCCAATTGCAACCGTTGCGGCCGCAACGAAACGCAACCCGGTCAGCGAGCCGATGAAACGTTGATCATTCACGTCGAGATATTGTCCCCGCTTCGAAGCCGGATCAGGCTGCTTTCGTCGCGTCCGTTGTAGAAACGGTGGCAGCCGCAGGCAATCCCGCAATCATGCGACGTCTTGCGGAGGGGGCATTTCGGGCCGTTCTCCGCAGTCTATCGAGGTGGCTCGTTGACAAAGCAAGACCGTTCGAATGGCTGACTGGCGCGTTCGAATGGATCAGCGCTTCGCAGGTAACATATTGATTAATCTCCTAATTTATCTCTGCAGATTTTCCAGGGGAAGAAGCGAGGGCCGTCGAAGCCATGCTGCTACGATTCACTCGGAGCGATCTTCTTTCGGAGCGTGAGCTTCAGGGCGGCGCCTCCGATTCGGGAGTCATCGATCCACAATCGGCCATCGTAGAGGCTGGTCAGGTCGCGGGCGATGGCCAGGCCGAGCCCGGTGCCCGGCTTTGTTTCGTCGAGTCTGGTGCCCACGTCGAACACGCGCGCGCGCTGCTCGATTGGAATGCCGGGCCCGTCGTCCTCCACCGTGATCGACACCGTATTCTCGTCGAAATCCTCGATCGAGATCACGACGCGGTCGCGCGCCCATTTTGCCGCATTGTCGAGAAGATTCCCGATCAGCTCGGTGAGATCGTTGGTATCGCAGGCGACGACGACGTCGGTTGCCCCTTCGACTTCGAACCGCCGGTCATGCCCTGGGCCAAATCGCGAATAGGTATTGATGACGCTCCTCAATACGTCCGCCACGACCGAACACGCGCCCGCATTCGCGATTGCGGACGCCTTCGCGCGAGCTGTCTGGTAGTCGATCAGCAGCGCCATTCGAGCGCATTGCTCGGAGAGAATCCGAGCGTGGCTCTCCTGGCCGGATGCTCCCAGCCGCGTTGCTTCCTCGTCGAGGATGGCCAGGGGCGTCTTCAGCGCATGCGCAAAATTTCCGGCGAGCACGCGCGCGCGATCGACCATTGTGAGATTGGCCGTGATCATTCCGTTCAACTCGGTCACAAGCGGCATGATCTCCTCCGGCAGATCCTCCGGCAGGCGCATGGTCTTGCCGCTGCGCACGTCGACGATGGCGCGGCTCATGCGCTGGAGCGGCCGCAGACCGTAGACGACCTGAGCGTAGGCGGTGCCGACCATGGCGAGAGCCAAGATACCGAGCATCGCCATCAGCGTCAGATTGAGGTGCTGCATCTCGTCGCTGATCAGTCGCTCATCGGCGCCGATGCGGACCTCGACGGTTTGTCCGAGACGGGACGGCTCGCTGATGTTTCGGATCATGCGCATTGGCCCGGTCGGTCCCTCCACATTCGTAAGCACCGTGGAGGGGCTCGGGGAACCGTCGCGAATCTGGTCAGGCGTGAGTGAAAGAAAAAGATCATCGTCCAGCGAAGGCGAACGCGCGCTTTCGCCGTTCTGAAGAACGACCTGCCAATACATTCCGGAGCGGGCGGGAGAAAATCGCGGGTCGCTCAGATTGCGGGCGATGAATGGCCGCTGCGTTTGGTCGAGCTCCACGAGATCGACGAGCTCGCGGGCGTGATCCAGCAGGTCATGATCGAAGTGGGCTTCGACGACACGGCGAATGATGATCGAAAGCCCGAGCCCGCTGGCGAACAAGACGATCGAGATCCAGATCGCGGCGACCGCGATCATGCGGGCTCGGAAGTTGCGGCTGAGCATTTTTCTATCCGAATCGATACCCCATGCCTCTGATGGTGCGAATGCAATCGCGCCCGAGCTTTCTCCTGAGCCGGGCAATGTAGACTTCGACGGTATTGGAGTCGCGATGGTCGCTGCCCGGATAGATGTGGTCCAGCAGCTCGGTCTGCGACACGATATGATCGGCGCGGCGCATGAGAAGCTCGAGGACACGCAACTCGCTTGCGGTCAGATCGACGATCTCGCCATCCTTCTTGACCAAGCCAGCCGCCGCGTTGAACTCGATCTGCCGGAGTCGGAGCACGGCGTCCGGTCTGTTGGCAACCCGCCGGAGCAGCGATCTGACCCGCGCGACCAGCTCCTGCGCCTTGAAGGGCTTTTCGAGATAGTCGTCCGCACCTGCATTGAGTCCGTTGACGCGCTCGGCCCAGCCGCTGCGCGCGGACAGGATGAGCACCGGCAGCGTGTGTCCCGTATGACGCCAGCGTTGCAGGACGTCGAGACCCGAAAGGCACGGCAGGCCAAGATCGAGGACCGCAGCATCGTAGGGCTGGCTGTTTCCCAGCATCCAACCCTGCTTGCCATCGGTGGCGAGATCCGCCTCGAAGCCGGCGTCGGCCAGACTTTCCCGGATGCGCGCCGCGTAAACGGGCTCGTCCTCTATGAGCAGAATGCGCATGGCCGTTACTCCGGTTGCCGAACGGAACGGTTCCGACGATGCGGAGCCGCTGATCGGCCTCGAACGCTATGGATTGATCCCGAGCTGCTTGGCGGCGTCAGCTATCCGCGTGCGCTCCGGCACGTCCTCCGCGAAGACTGACAATGCGCGTTGCAGCGACTGCTTCGCCGCGTCCACCTCGCCCAGCACGACCCGCGAGCGGATCAGCTTGATCCAGCCTTCCGCGTCGCGCGGTGATTGTTCAAGCCGGCTCGCAAGGCTATCCACCATGCCCCGGATCATCAGGTTGCGGTCCTGTGCGGGCATGCTTTCGGCCTTCCGGATGTCCTCGGCGCGGGGGCCGCGCGGCTCCGCCGGCTCGGTCGCGGCCGTCTTGCCGGAGCGCAGGAGCTCCTGCATGCGCTCGGCGGACAGGTCGGGCTTGGCAGGCGAGGGCGAGCGGTCATCCTCTCCAAGCTCGCGACGAAGCGCACCAAGCCGCTGCTTGAGATCGGGCAGCCATGGCTCATTCGGATCGGCCTCCGAGACG
Protein-coding sequences here:
- a CDS encoding DUF3775 domain-containing protein; amino-acid sequence: MTTTPNLSISPEKVAFVVTKAHQYEMEAAEPELLADLADDDSAPGTGGRGANTDRSELVSFIRGLNVDEQIDLVALTWLGRGDGSLENWDELRAQAAQAHNNRTATYLIETPMLGDYLEEALSEFGLSLEDFEGNI
- a CDS encoding host attachment protein, with amino-acid sequence MDKMKVGTGDWVVVCDGRKALILENIGDSMFPNLHTKEVHEHENERTSAQGADAPGSVQQSFGQARSSVEQTDWHDQAERAFLKQIADRLHHAVLSGETKAVTMVASPRALGMIRADYSDAVRKVLHGEVHKDLVKLPVYEIEKQLLA
- a CDS encoding acyltransferase family protein; this encodes MNDQRFIGSLTGLRFVAAATVAIGHGAPSLAHGWPAELIAQVSSIGMTMFFVLSGFVLWLNYAGRFQAQQVGPALREFAIARFARLYPMYAVVVLAIVTYLMIARGLPAPSLGFILTMTQAWVPVQNGTMLVAVVPSLQHLWSISVELFFYLLFPFVCFLLAGVVRLSTMIWLAVANILAFALTIAAFFTFGDAVLRELAPSLQHNGMQWLTYYAPYLHVAQFLAGCFAAMIYQNRAQAQPDRAERRCVTVLFWLSLAALACAPMLLFLQPRLPGWSFSIEVAVRLIEITGFSIVFVAASRYGHARWLSSRAVIVGGECSYSIYLLHPFLIRLAMIGKPDEPGVLEFGLRLGLFVAIATAAAWVTYMLIEAPARSWIRRAFGSSAPREVIHARAS
- a CDS encoding ATP-binding protein; amino-acid sequence: MIAVAAIWISIVLFASGLGLSIIIRRVVEAHFDHDLLDHARELVDLVELDQTQRPFIARNLSDPRFSPARSGMYWQVVLQNGESARSPSLDDDLFLSLTPDQIRDGSPSPSTVLTNVEGPTGPMRMIRNISEPSRLGQTVEVRIGADERLISDEMQHLNLTLMAMLGILALAMVGTAYAQVVYGLRPLQRMSRAIVDVRSGKTMRLPEDLPEEIMPLVTELNGMITANLTMVDRARVLAGNFAHALKTPLAILDEEATRLGASGQESHARILSEQCARMALLIDYQTARAKASAIANAGACSVVADVLRSVINTYSRFGPGHDRRFEVEGATDVVVACDTNDLTELIGNLLDNAAKWARDRVVISIEDFDENTVSITVEDDGPGIPIEQRARVFDVGTRLDETKPGTGLGLAIARDLTSLYDGRLWIDDSRIGGAALKLTLRKKIAPSES
- a CDS encoding response regulator transcription factor, producing MRILLIEDEPVYAARIRESLADAGFEADLATDGKQGWMLGNSQPYDAAVLDLGLPCLSGLDVLQRWRHTGHTLPVLILSARSGWAERVNGLNAGADDYLEKPFKAQELVARVRSLLRRVANRPDAVLRLRQIEFNAAAGLVKKDGEIVDLTASELRVLELLMRRADHIVSQTELLDHIYPGSDHRDSNTVEVYIARLRRKLGRDCIRTIRGMGYRFG